TGCAAGCCCTCGATCTGCTCACGCAAGAAGCCCTCGCTGCGCTCTGCGCCTTTGCCCAGCAGCAGACGGCCTTCCTCAAGCTCCAATTTGACCTCGACGCCAGCGTGGTACTTCTTCTCCAGGTCGTGGCAATAGGTGGCGAACGGGTCGATCCAGGCTTCGATGCTGAACAGGTGCGGGCCCAATTCGGTCGGCGTGAACGCGGCCAGCCACAGGTCATTGCCCGGTGAATGCATGGGCACGCAGTGCCAGCGCCGGCTGTGGGCCTGGCGCCAATTGAGCATCACGGCCAGACGGTCATGGCCGTCGCTGTAGACCTTGCTGCTGACCGCGACCGGCTGGCCGCTGATGGCCTTGGCGGCGAACATGCCGCCGTCGAGCGCAGGCTGCGTACCCTCGATCACGATGCGCGGCGCCAGCAGCGCCTGGGACAGGCTGATGGCCTGGTCCGGGTGATCGTTCGCCATGGGCACGCTTTCGAAAGGCTCGTTTCGTGACATCGGACCTTGCTCCCTTAGGCTGGTGGCGGTAAGGATTCAGAGCCGGGCACGGGCGTAGGGGTTCAAATAAATTGAGCGAACGGCAGCCCCTGACAGTCAGAGCCTGCAGCACCTCTTCATTCACCCACGCGAGGTCAGGCCATGAACATTCCCATTCCACCGGAAACCCCCGATCCCAACATCGACGACCCCAGCTTACCGCCGCCCGTGCCGGAACAAGACCCGGACGAGCTGCCGATCAAGCCAACAGTGCCGCCGACGGTGGGCGACCCGCCGAGCCAGGAGCCACCGGTGAAGGCTTAAGGATAGAGGCTTTTGCGGTGGCTGCCGGCCGCTTCAAGGGTTCACCCTGGAAGCGGCCGGCAGCCGGGACCTGTCAACCTGCAGAGAGCGCCGAAATTTCCGCCACACTGATCTCGCGCATCCTGAACTTCTGCACCTTGCCAGTCACCGTCATGGGGAACTCGTCGACAAAGCGGAAATGCCGCGGCACCTTGTAGTGCGCGATGCGCGCCTTGCACCAGCCGTGCAGCTCATCGACCGTGGCGCTGTGCCCTGGGTGCAGTTTGATCCAGGCCACAATCTCTTCGCCGTAACGGTTGCACGGGATACCGACCACCTGCGCATCGGCCACCGCCGGGTGGGTGTAGAAAAACTCCTCCAGCTCGCGTGGGTAGATGTTTTCGCCCCCCCTGATAATCATGTCCTTGTTGCGCCCGACAATGCGCACATGGCCGTGCTCGTCCATCACCGCCAGGTCGCCCGAGTGCATCCAGCCGGCCGGGTCGATGGCATCCGCCGTGGCCTGCGGGTTGTCCCAATAGCCGAGCATCACGCTGTAGCCCCGCGTGCACAGCTCGCCGATTTCACCTCTGGGCACGATGCAACCGTCGGCATCCACCAGTTTGTTCTCCAACTGCGGCTGGGTACGCCCGACTGTGGTCACGCGCAGTTCAAGCTCGTCGTCCGGGCCGGTCTGCAGCGACACCGGGCTGGTTTCGGTCATGCCATAGGCAATCTGCACTTCGGCCATGTGCATCTGGTCGATGACCCGGCGCATCACTTCGATCGGGCAAGTGGCACCGGCCATGATGCCGCTGCGCAAGGTGGAGAGGTCCATGCCCTGACGTGACGGGTGGTCGAGCATCGCGATGAACATGGTGGGCACGCCGTACAGGATGCTGGCGCGCTCCTCGGCCACGGCGCGCAGGGTGAGCTCAGGGTCAAAAGCGTCGTTGGGGTAGACCATGGTGCTGCCATGGGTGATGCAGCCGAGGTTGGCCATGACCATGCCGAAACAGTGGTACAGCGGCACCGGGATCACCATGCGGTCGGCGCTGGTCAGGCCCAGGCTCTCGCCGACCATGAAACCGTTGTTGAGGATGTTGTAGTGGCTGAGCGTGGCGCCCTTGGGCGCGCCAGTGGTGCCAGAGGTGTACTGGATATTTACCGGCTGGTCGAACTGCAGGCTCTGCTGGCGGGCCGTGTAGGCCTCGACCGTGGTCTGCCCAGCCCGCTCGGCCAGCGCCTGCCAGGGCAGGAAGCCAAGCGGTGGCTGGGCAGCCAGGCTGATCACCCCGCGCAGTTCGGGCAGGTTTTCATTGGCGAGCTCACCGGGGGCTACGGTTGCCAGCGCTGGCACCAGCTGCTGGACCATGGCGTGGTAATTGGACGTCTTGAACGCATCGGCGCACACCAGCCAGCGGCAACCGGACTGGCGCAGCACATACTCCAGCTCGCCCACGCGGTAGGCCGGGTTAATGTTGACCAAGATCGCGCCGACCTTGGCGCTGGCCAGTTGCAGGATGCACCACTGGGCGCAGTTGGGCGACCAGATGCCGACCCGATCGCCGGTGTTCACACCCAGGGCCATCAAGGCGCGGGCATGCACATCGACCTGTTCGGCCAACTGCTGCCAGCTGTAGCGCAGGCCCTGGTGGCGCGACACCAACGCTTCGTTATCGGCGTAGCGGGCCACAGTGGCATCGAAGGCCTGGCCGATGGTCAGGGTCAGCAAGGGTCGGTCCTGGCGACCGCGGGTATAGCTCGGTTGACTCATGGGTGTCCCTTCTTGTGGTTGTTCTGGGCACGACTGAAGCAAGCGGGGGATACTCTGGCGCACATTTACGTTTGCGTAAAGGTGATGAGGCGATTGACAGTGACTGAAGGCAGGTTTACGTTAACGTAAAGGTGACGAACGACACCGCCCATAGGCTCAAGCCGACCCCTGTGGGAGCGGGCTTGCCCGCGAATGCGATCACTCAGGCAATGACGGTGGTCCTGCTGACGCATTCGCGGGCAAGCCCGCTCCCACAGGGGTCGGCGGCGAACCCATGAGCTACGGTGTTACCCCATTTCAAGAACAAGAAGGTGCCCACACATGCATTACCCCTCTCTGAATTTCGCCCTGGGCGAAACCATCGACATGCTCCGTGACCAGGTGCGCACCTTCGTCGCCGCCGAACTGGCGCCACGCGCCGCGCAAATCGACCACGACAACCTGTTCCCCGCCGACATGTGGCGCAAATTCGGTGACATGGGCCTGCTGGGCATCACCGTGTCGGAAGAATACGGCGGCGCCGGCCTGGGCTACCTCGCCCATGTGGTGTCGATGGAAGAAATCAGCCGCGGCTCGGCCTCGGTGGCGCTTTCCTACGGCGCGCACTCCAACCTCTGCGTCAACCAGATCAACCGCAACGGCACCCATGAGCAAAAGCTCAAGTACCTGCCCAAGCTGATCAGCGGCGAACACATCGGCGCCCTGGCCATGAGCGAGCCCAACGCCGGCTCCGACGTGGTCTCGATGAAACTGCGCGCCGAAAAACGCGGCGACCACTACGTGCTCAACGGCAGCAAGACCTGGATCACCAACGGCCCCGACGCCAACACCTACGTGATCTACGCCAAGACCGACCTGGACAAGGGTGCGCACGGCATCACCGCGTTCATCGTCGAACGCGACTGGAAAGGCTTCAGCCGCAGCAACAAGTTCGACAAGCTGGGCATGCGTGGCTCCAACACCTGCGAGCTGTTCTTCGATGACGTCGAAGTGCCCGAAGAGAACATCCTCGGCCAGCTCAACGGCGGCGTGCGCGTACTGATGAGCGGCCTGGACTACGAGCGCGTGGTGCTCTCCGGCGGCCCGACCGGCATCATGCAAAGCTGTATGGACCTGGTGGTGCCCTACATCCACGACCGCAAGCAGTTTGGCCAGAGCATCGGCGAGTTCCAGCTGATCCAGGGCAAGATCGCCGACATGTACACCCAGCTCAACGCCAGCCGCGCCTACCTGTATGCCGTGGCCCAGGCCTGCGACCGTGGCGAGACCACCCGCAAAGACGCCGCCGGGGTCATCCTGTACACCGCCGAACGCGCCACGCAAATGGCCCTGGAAGCGATCCAGATTCTGGGCGGCAACGGCTACATCAACGAATTCCCGGCTGGCCGCCTGCTGCGCGACGCCAAGCTGTACGAAATCGGCGCCGGCACCAGCGAAATCCGCCGGATGCTGATTGGCCGCGAACTGTTCAACGAAACCCGCTGAGCACAAGGGACGGGCGCACATGGCTACCTTGCATACCCAGATCAACCCGCGTTCGGCGGAGTTCGCCGGCAACAGCGCGGCCATGCTCGAACAGGTTCAGGCCCTGCGTGGCCTGCTTGCGCACATCGCCCAGGGCGGCGGGCCCAAGGCCCAGGAGCGGCATACCTCGCGCGGCAAACTGCTACCGCGTGAGCGTATCGACCGCCTGCTGGACGCAGGCTCACCCTTCCTCGAAATCGGCCAACTGGCCGCCCATGAGGTGTATGGCGAAGACGTGCCCGCCGCGGGCGTGATTGCCGGCATTGGCCGGGTCGAAGGCGTGGAGTGCATGATCGTGGCCAACGATGCCACGGTCAAAGGCGGCTCCTACTACCCCCTGACCGTCAAGAAGCACCTGCGCGCGCAAACCATCGCCCTGCAGAACCGCCTGCCCTGCCTCTATTTGGTGGACTCCGGCGGCGCCAACCTGCCCCGCCAGGACGAAGTGTTCCCCGACCGCGAGCACTTCGGGCGGATTTTCTTCAACCAGGCCAACATGAGCGCGCTGGGCATCCCGCAGATCGCCGTGGTCATGGGCTCGTGCACCGCCGGTGGCGCTTATGTACCCGCCATGGCCGACGAAGCGATCATGGTCCGTCAGCAAGCCACCATCTTCCTGGCTGGCCCGCCGCTGGTGAAGGCCGCGACCGGCGAGGTGGTGAGTGCCGAAGACCTCGGCGGCGCCGATGTGCACTGCCGCATCAGCGGCGTGGCCGACCATTACGCCGACAATGACGAACACGCCCTGGCCCTGGCCCGGCGCAGCGTGGCCAACCTCAACTGGCACAAGCTGGGCAAACTGCAGTGCCAGGCGCCCATCGCCCCGCTGTACGCCGCCGATGAGCTGTACGGCGTGGTGCCAGCCGACGCCAAGCAACCGTTCGACGTGCGCGAGGTCATCGCCCGCCTGGTCGATGGCTCGGTGTTCGATGAATTCAAGGCCCTGTTCGGTACCACCCTGGTGTGCGGCTTCGCCCACCTGCACGGCTACCCGATCGCGATCCTGGCCAACAACGGCATCCTGTTCGCCGAGGCCGCGCAAAAAGGCGCGCACTTCATCGAGCTGGCCTGCCAGCGCGGCATCCCGCTGCTGTTCCTGCAGAACATCACCGGCTTTATGGTCGGCAAAAAGTACGAAGAAGGCGGCATCGCCAAGCACGGCGCTAAACTGGTGACTGCAGTGGCCTGCGCCCAAGTGCCGAAGTTCACGGTGATCATCGGTGGCAGCTTCGGTGCCGGCAACTATGGCATGTGCGGCCGCGCCTACGACCCGCGCTTGCTGTGGATGTGGCCCAACGCGCGCATCGGCGTGATGGGTGCCGAGCAAGCCGCTGGCGTGCTGGCCCAGGTCAAGCGCGAACAAAGCGAGCGCAGCGGCCAGCCGTTCAGCGCCGAAGACGAAGCCAAGCTCAAGCAGCCGATCCTCGACCAGTACGAGCACCAGGGCCACCCCTACTACTCCAGCGCCCGGCTGTGGGACGACGGCGTCATAGACCCGGCGCAAACCCGCGACGTGCTCGGCCTGGCGTTGTCCGCCGCGCTGAACGCCCCGATCGAACAGAGCCGCTTCGGCATTTTCCGGATGTGACCCATGAGCGATTTCAGCACCCTTGAAGTGGTCAAGGACCCTCGCGGCTTCGCCACCTTGTGGCTCAGCCGCGAAGACAAGAACAACGCCTTCAACGCCCAGATGATTCGCGAGCTGATCGTTGCCCTTGCCCAGATCGCCGAAGACAGCAGCCTGCGCTTCCTCGTGCTGCGTGGCCGGGGTCGGCATTTCAGCGCCGGCGCCGACCTGGCCTGGATGCAACAGTCCGCGCAACTGGACTTCAACACCAACCTCGATGACGCCCACGAGCTGGGCGAGCTGATGTACGCCCTGCACCGGCTCAAGGCACCGACCCTGGCCGTGGTGCAAGGCGCAGCCTTTGGCGGCGCCTTGGGCCTGATCAGTTGCTGCGACATGGCCATCGGCGCCGAAGACGCCCAACTGTGCCTGTCGGAAGTGCGCATCGGCCTGGCCCCGGCAGTCATCAGCCCGTTCGTGGTCAAGGCCATCGGCGAACGCGCCACGCGCCGCTATGCCCTGACCGCCGAGCGCTTCAGCGGTGTGCGTGCTCGTGAACTGGGCCTGCTGGCCGAGGTGTACCCCGCCCAGGACCTGGATGCCCAGGTCGAAGCCTGGGTGGCTAACCTGCTGCTCAACAGCCCGCAAGCCCTGCGCGCCAGCAAAGACCTGCTGCGCGAGGTCGACGACGGCGAGCTCAGCCCTGCCCTGCGCCGCTACTGCGAAAACACCATCGCCCGCATCCGCGTCAGCGCCGAAGGCCAGGAGGGCCTGCGCGCCTTCCTCGAAAAGCGCCGCCCTGCCTGGCAAACCGACGACAACAAGGAGCCGCGCCCATGAGCCGCACCCCGTTGACCACCCTGCTGGTCGCCAACCGCGGTGAAATTGCCTGCCGGGTGATGCGCACCGCCAAGGCCATGGGCCTGACCACCGTCGCCGTGCACAGCGCCACCGACCGTGACGCCCGGCACAGCCGCGAAGCCGATATCCGCGTCGACCTCGGCGGCACCAAGGCCGCCGAAAGCTACCTGCTGGTCGACAAACTGCTGGCCGCCGCCAAGGCCAGCGGCGCCCAGGCCATCCACCCAGGCTATGGCTTTCTTTCGGAAAACGCAGGCTTTGCCCGCGCCATCGAAGAAGCTGGGCTGATCTTCCTCGGCCCACCGGCCAGCGCCATCGATGCGATGGGCAGCAAGTCGGCGGCCAAGGCCCTGATGGAAGCCGCTGGCGTGCCCTTGGTTCCGGGCTACCACGGTGAGGCTCAGGACCTGGAAACCTTCCGCGCCGCCGCCGAACGCATCGGCTACCCGGTGCTGCTCAAGGCCAGCGCCGGTGGCGGCGGTAAGGGCATGAAAGTGGTCGAGGACGAAAGCCAGCTGGCCGACGCGCTGGCCTCGGCGCAGCGTGAGGCGCAGTCGTCGTTTGGCGATGCACGCATGCTGGTGGAAAAGTACGTACTCAAGCCGCGTCACGTGGAAATCCAGGTGTTCGCCGACCAGCACGGCAATTGCCTGTACCTCAACGAACGTGACTGCTCGATCCAGCGCCGCCACCAGAAAGTGGTCGAAGAGGCCCCCGCCCCCGGTCTGTCGCCAGCGCTGCGCCAGGCCATGGGCGAGGCCGCAGTGCGCGCCGCCCAGGCCATCGGTTATGTGGGTGCGGGCACGGTGGAATTCCTGCTCGATGCCCGTGGCGAGTTCTTCTTCATGGAGATGAACACCCGCCTACAGGTTGAACACCCGGTCACCGAAGCCATCACCGGCCTCGACCTGGTGGCCTGGCAGATCCGTGTGGCCTGCGGCGAGGCATTGCCGATCACGCAAGAGCAGGTGCCGCTGATCGGCCACGCCATCGAAGTGCGCCTGTATGCCGAAGACCCGGCCAACGAGTTTCTGCCGGCCACTGGCACGCTGACACTGTACCGCGAGTCGGCGCCGGGTGAAGGGCGCCGGGTCGACAGCGGGGTCAGCGAGGGGGATGTGGTGTCGCCGTTCTACGACCCGATGCTGGGCAAGCTGATTGCCTGGGGCGAAGACCGCGAGCAGGCGCGCCTGCGCCTGTTGGCGATGCTCGATGAATTCGCCATCGGCGGTTTGAAGACCAACATTGGCTTCTTGCGGCGCATCCTCGCCCACCCCGCGTTTGCCGATGCCGAGCTCGACACCGGGTTCATCCCGCGTCATCAGGCCGTTTTGCTGCCCGCTTCACAACCGCTGCCAGCGCCCTTCTGGGAGGCGGCGGCCGAAGCCTGGCTGCAGGGCCAGGCGGGCCAGCAACGGGACGACGACAACCGCTCGCCGTGGGCTGAGCGCAACGGCCTGCGCCTGGGCCTGCCGGCGCGCAGCAGCCTGCATCTGGCCAGTGCCGGGCAGGATCAGGCGGTGGCCCTCGAACGCAGCGCGCCGTCCACCTGGCAGCTTGATGGCGAGCACCTGGTGCACGATCAGGCTGGCGTGCGCCGTCAGCACCTGGCGCTACGCCGCGGCGGCACGCTGTACCTGCGCTGGGATGGCGAAATGCACGCCATCCAAGCCTTCGACCCAATTGCCGAAGCCGAGGCCAGCCACAGCCACCAAGGTGGCCTGGGCGCGCCCATGAACGGCAGTATCGTGCGGGTGCTGGTCGAGCCGGGCCAGGTGGTTGAGGCGGGTACGGCGCTGGTGGTGCTGGAGGCCATGAAGATGGAGCACAGCATTCGCGCGCCACATGCCGGGACGGTGAAGGTGTTGTTCTGCCAGGAAGGGGATATGGTCAGCGAAGGGACGGTGCTGGTCGAGCTGGTAGAGTGAGGTAACTGGGGCCGCACTGCGGCCCCAACAATCTAGAAGGACCCATGCACCCGCACAACCACCCCCAGAAATTCGCAGCCGTCTTCACACAGCAATGCAGGGTAGTTGCTGTTCAAGGCCTTCAGATACCGCTGCCCACCTTCCTCAGCCAACTCACGGAAAATCGCCGGTTTGCCCGGCTGACGAGCGATAACCAAACGCCCCGGCTCAACCTCCACGCCTGGGTCGACCAGCATCCGCATACCCTGCGGCACACTGCGGCCACTGACTGCACTCATCGCATCGTTTTCAACAGTCAGCCAGAACGCCTTGCCCTTGGCCATGTAGTCCGTCTGCTCAAATACGCCAGTCTCTGCTGCTTCTAGCTCCCCCCAACCCAGCACCGGGTAGCGGAAACACACGATGTATTGCATGAGGTCCAGGTCATCATCGGTGTCATCCACTTCATAGCTGCCGCGCTCCTCACCGACCTGACCCAGAATGCGCAATTGCAAGCTGACGTTGTAGTGGGGCATGCCAAGCTCGACGAACGTGCGGTTCATCGACTCGATCTTCGGCTGACGCCGCTTGTTCACCCAATGCCCTACGCTGCCCTGAGACACGCCAACGCGTTCGGCAAGTTGTTCTTGAGTGAGCCCAAGCTCCTCCATCCGGTCACGGACGAGGGCAATCCATTTATCCATATTCATCGCTGGCACGATACGGACTGCCTTCAGGCGCTCAATAAACATTCTGTATTATTTATCAGAAAGCGTGAAAATACTTTAGGTATTAGTATCGGCCTGAACCTTTTCCCTATTGGCATTCGCAGGTATCAGGATGAAACCACCGACAAATGACGAAACAGATCTCGACAGCGAAGCGGCCCGCCGCGCCCTCGACTACTACCTCAACCCCAACCCCCCGCGCCCCAGCATCGAGAACAAGATCTGGACCCTCCACGAAGGCGTAAGCGGTGAGCAAGCCCAGGAACACGCCATCGCCCTGCTCCGCTGCGCCGCCGCCACCGCACAGGAAACCGCCGTCCATCAGCAAGGCACCCAGCGCGAGCTGACCTTCGCATTGATGCACATGATGGACATGGCGCGCGCCCTGCTGGAGCACAAGCGCCCCGTGTAGACGGGGTGTAGGTAAAAACGAAGGGAGAGACGTGACGGCCGGGTAACGGCAAAGGCCCCGATTGCCGGGACAAGGAAGCGCATCGGTAGAACTTTTTTACCGAATTAGCGAAAATTCATTTGACTGGCAAATGATAACGATTATTATTGCACTCAGCTGATCGCGAGATCTGCTGGATAACCTGGAGCTTAGGTCGCTCTCAGATTATCTCCTCATCAGGCTAATCACGGTTTTTGACCCGGCTTTTTGCCGGGTCTTTTTTTTGGCTCTTCAGGCTAATGAAGATCGTGAATGGCCGGCATGATAGCAAAAGTGTGTCAGACCGTGAACGCTCATTACAAAACTTTGCGGAATCAGCACTTGAGAATCAATCTCGTTTCGCCTACGCTGATGACGCATCAAGGAAGATGCCCCCACACCTCCCCTTTTGAGCAAGGAGCTGTCCATGACACGTCTGCTGCTGCCCCTTGAGCACCCATCGCCAACCACCGAGCACGATGCTGACACCGCCCTGTTACATGACCTGAAACGGCTGCCCCGGCGCGTCCAGCAAGTGTTTCTGCTCAATCGCCTCGACCAACTGGATTTTGCCGGTATCGCTGCCCGGCTCGACCTGCCATTGGCGAGCATTGAGCGCCATATGAACCAGGCGCTGCAAGCAGGCCGCTCGCGCCGGGATGTGCTGGCGAGTATTGCCGGGCAATGGTACGTACGCCTGCAGAGCCCCCAGGTGACCGCCTGCGAGCGCATCGACTTTCGCCGCTGGCTGGATGCGGACCAAGCCAACTTGCTGGCGTTTCACGACACCGAACTGCTTTGGCGTAGCCTGCTGGCGCCAGCACGGCAGCTGGGTCAGGACGGTTGGTACCGGCAAGGTCGCGCGGCGCTGTCGTTAGGTGGGTGTTCGATTGCAGTGGGCCTTGGCATGGCTGCATTGGTGCTGTTCGGCTTTTGGGCCTGACAACGCATCAGCACCGCGAATCACACAAAGACGTACACCACCCCCCAAACAGGCACCGCCGTCGCCAATCCGACCGCCAGCCGCGGCCAGTAAGGCAGCAGCATCACCAATAGCATCCCCGACAACGACATCACGCCCAACCAGGCCACCGGCCCCATGGCCCAACCCCAGGCTTGCGCGCACAGCAGCAGGCTGGCCAGCAACGCGAGCCACCCCATGCCACGCAACCCCACGCGCAATGCACGTGGACAGGCCCGCTGCCATACCTGCTTGTAATGCCTTTCCAGCCCCTGGCACAGGCCGAGCATGCCGAGGTAGGCGAACACTACGCCACCTGTCATCCACATCATCATGCGCCCGCCTCCAGGTTACGCCCCGCCTTGACCTTGACGGGCGCCGGCACCGCTTGGTGCACTCGCCACGCCACCAGCCCCAACAGCATGCCCAGTACCAGGGCGCTGACCACAACCCCCAGGCGCATCGCATCCCCCACGCTGCCAAGCGCTCCCAAGCCAATGCACAGCATCGCCGCCATTACCAGTTGCTCGACCCAGGCCCGCTTCGCCGGCCTGACGCCAGCGTGCAACAACGCCAACAACCACACCCCGAAGAACGCGCGCACTTCCCAGCTTTCTCGTTGCACCAGTTCAACCGGCAGCACGCGGCTGGCCCACAGCAGGCCTACGCAGGCCAGCAGCAATCCGCTGATGAAGCCGACGTTGCACACTTCGGCCACCCGGAACCACCGCCGCGCCGAAACCTGGGTCGTGGCGCTGGCATACTTGCGCCCGCGCTTGACGCAAAACAGCACCAGCCCGCTGGCAATCATCACGCAGCTGACCAGCCCGCAGATGAAGTACAACCAGCGCATCGGGTAACCGCCGAACTGGGCAAAGTGCAGGCCGACCATTACCCGCTGGGTCAGAGGGGCCGCACGCCATTGCGGTACATCGCTGAGCAGCTCACCGCTGACGCCGTCGAAGACCATCGCCTGGCCCTTGGCGAGGGCGATACGGTTACCCAGCTCGGGGCGGATCTCGATGCGCGCACCGGCCGTGTTGGGGTTGCGGATGTTGAGGCCGCCAAGCGGCCCCAGCCGGGCCTCGGCCTGGGCCAGCAGCGGTGCCACATCCACCAGCTCGCCCGGTTGCCTGGCCTGGTGCCGTGGCTGCTCCAGGCGGGCATTGCCTTGCGCCTGGAAGTAAGCGCGGGTGTCGCCCTCGAACAACGCATCGACCCCTGCCGGGATGTAGATGAGCATGAAAATCACCAGCCCGGTGTAAGTGATCATCAGGTGGAACGGCAGCAACAGCACGGCGCTGGCATTGTGAAAGTCCAGCCACGAGCGCTGGCCCTTGTTGGGCCTGAAGGTAAAGAACTCCTTGAAGATCTTCTTGTGAATCACGATGCCGGTGACCAGTGCAGCCAGCATCACCAGCGCCAGCGCACCGACCACGAAGATGCCCCAGTTGCGCGGCAGGTCGAGGGTGAAATGGAAGCGGAAAAAGAAGTTGCCGCCGACGCTGTCACGCACCTCGATGGCCTCGCCGGTGCGTGGGTCGAGCTGCACGCCACCGCCATGGCGACGCTCGCCGGTGGACACGCGCAAGCCTGGCGAGCGCTCGGTGGGCAGGCTGATGCCCCAGTTGCCGGCCTGCGGTTCGTGGGCCTGCAGGTAGGCAACGGCCCGGCGCGCGGCATCGGCCTGAGACACCTCTGTTGCCGGGATCTCCGGCTGCATCCAGTGATCGAGTTCCTTGTCGAACACTGCCAGGGTACCGGTGACGAAGATCGCGAACAGCAGCCAGCCGAAAATCAGCCCGCCCCAGGTGTGCAGCCAGGACATCGATTGGGTGAAGGTGTTCTTCATGCCAGCCACCCCAGTGCCTGCGGCCAGAAACCGATCAATGCCAGCGGTGCGGCGAGGGCCAGCGGCGCCCAGGCGCGCACGGCGTCTCGGCTGGCAAAGGCCCAGAGGATTGCGCCGGTGTAGAAGATGAAGGCTGGCAGGGTCGCGACGATCACCGCGTCGGCGGGCGACAGCGGCAACAGCCGCGCCAGGCAGGCACTGGCGGCGTAGCTGAACGCGTAGCCGCCGAGCAGTGCGGCCGTGCTGCGGGAGAGGATCTGCAGCCAGGCGGGGGCTTGGATCATCGGGTATCCCTCAAGGATCATGGTTGGGGCTGCTGTGCAGCCCCAATACTCAGAAGGAAATGTTCAAGGAAGCAAACACCGCACGACCCGGCTGGTTGTAGGTGTTGGCCCCCGAGCTGCTGGCATTGCCACCGCGCAGGATCTGCTTGTCGAACACGTTGTTCACACCCACCCGCACGTCATAGTTGGCGTTGAACTTGTAGCCCGTGCTCACGTCCACCAGGCCGTAGGCTTCCACGTCCTGCTGCGCATCCTGGTCGTAGTTTTGCTGGGTGCGGTAGTTGTAGGTCGGCGACTTCTGCTTGCCGAAATAAGTGCCTGCCACCTGGAACGACAGCTTGTCGGTGGCGCGCCAATCGAGGGTGGTATTGACCGTGTACTCCGGGATCACCGACAGCGGCTCGCCTGTCTCGCGGCTGTCGT
The sequence above is drawn from the Pseudomonas putida genome and encodes:
- a CDS encoding DUF3325 domain-containing protein, encoding MMMWMTGGVVFAYLGMLGLCQGLERHYKQVWQRACPRALRVGLRGMGWLALLASLLLCAQAWGWAMGPVAWLGVMSLSGMLLVMLLPYWPRLAVGLATAVPVWGVVYVFV
- a CDS encoding PepSY-associated TM helix domain-containing protein, which produces MKNTFTQSMSWLHTWGGLIFGWLLFAIFVTGTLAVFDKELDHWMQPEIPATEVSQADAARRAVAYLQAHEPQAGNWGISLPTERSPGLRVSTGERRHGGGVQLDPRTGEAIEVRDSVGGNFFFRFHFTLDLPRNWGIFVVGALALVMLAALVTGIVIHKKIFKEFFTFRPNKGQRSWLDFHNASAVLLLPFHLMITYTGLVIFMLIYIPAGVDALFEGDTRAYFQAQGNARLEQPRHQARQPGELVDVAPLLAQAEARLGPLGGLNIRNPNTAGARIEIRPELGNRIALAKGQAMVFDGVSGELLSDVPQWRAAPLTQRVMVGLHFAQFGGYPMRWLYFICGLVSCVMIASGLVLFCVKRGRKYASATTQVSARRWFRVAEVCNVGFISGLLLACVGLLWASRVLPVELVQRESWEVRAFFGVWLLALLHAGVRPAKRAWVEQLVMAAMLCIGLGALGSVGDAMRLGVVVSALVLGMLLGLVAWRVHQAVPAPVKVKAGRNLEAGA
- a CDS encoding iron transporter, which gives rise to MIQAPAWLQILSRSTAALLGGYAFSYAASACLARLLPLSPADAVIVATLPAFIFYTGAILWAFASRDAVRAWAPLALAAPLALIGFWPQALGWLA
- a CDS encoding DUF6124 family protein, which gives rise to MKPPTNDETDLDSEAARRALDYYLNPNPPRPSIENKIWTLHEGVSGEQAQEHAIALLRCAAATAQETAVHQQGTQRELTFALMHMMDMARALLEHKRPV
- a CDS encoding DUF4880 domain-containing protein: MTRLLLPLEHPSPTTEHDADTALLHDLKRLPRRVQQVFLLNRLDQLDFAGIAARLDLPLASIERHMNQALQAGRSRRDVLASIAGQWYVRLQSPQVTACERIDFRRWLDADQANLLAFHDTELLWRSLLAPARQLGQDGWYRQGRAALSLGGCSIAVGLGMAALVLFGFWA